ACATCGTTCTTGACGTACGCATCGAGCTGGCacacgcgcgtgccgccgctgccgtgcagcgcgtgcacgaCCATCTCCTCCGCGTCCATCTTGGGGGCAAAGCGGTCGGCGTacaggcgcagcgtccgcCCGAGGCTCATCATGTACTCGCGCGTGACGTCGGTAAgcacctgcagcgcggctgTATGGCTGCCGTCAAAGCCGGTGTGCGCCAGAAGCATCTGCACCTGCCACGACATCTGCTCGCGGGCGTACTGCGGCGTAAGGCGGGGGAAGAGCGTAGGAAAGGGGGTATGAGGGGGGCGGGGGGGctccggcgcatcgtcgtcgccttCCTCGtcggaggacgaggcgtaGGCGAGGTCTGCGGGAATCggcagctcgtgctcgacgacgtcggcgagcttgaAAAACTTTTGGTGCGTGTGGTGCAGACGACGCATGGTTTTGATGTTGCGCGCCATCATGCGCGGCATCCCGGCGCGCTCAGACGGCAGGCGCGACGGGGGGGACGGCATCGGATCCCCacagccgcgcgcgcggcccgcATGGGGCACGGCGGGGACGCCGGCACAGAGCATCGCGTCCGAGCCACAGGCGGCCCACcacgcgtgcgtcgcgtcgtGCGGTGGGATCGGCGCCTTgtccgcgcgccgccgccgccgcagcgagaGCGCGGTACCGAGGGggtcgacgccgcccgagagctgcacctgctcgagcatcgAGAGCGCGGCAGGCAGGCCGCTGCtgtcgctcgtgctcgcctcggcctgtccttcggccgccgcgacgtccAGGCGGGGGTCGAGGTCGGAGAATACGAGCGTCGactcgacgctgcgccgcagtgcgacgtgctgcgcaaacggcgtgccgagcgcctcgtcgcgctcctcctcgtctACATGCAcgtccggcggcggcggggggcggggcgccggcgccggcgccgcggcagctTTCGGCTCCTCAGCACGCACttcaggcgcaggcgagtGCCAGTGGCTCAGCATATCCTTGATctcgctcttttcgctCAGGAAGCCGAGCAGGTGATTCGCCTTTTTGCGCATAAATGTCGCgttgcgccgcagcggaTGTTGCTG
This region of Malassezia japonica chromosome 8, complete sequence genomic DNA includes:
- the SPT7 gene encoding Transcriptional activator spt7 (BUSCO:EOG09261476; COG:B; COG:K; EggNog:ENOG503NXIC); translation: MKYLLQAIDANRGDVSLSDAELHRLLTEARRGRDEKEEFQESIERILTELRNYTEHSQAFLARVSKRDAPDYYDVIKNPMDLGTMQKKLKGGQYKNKAQFAHDLDLIWDNCLLYNASPQHPLRRNATFMRKKANHLLGFLSEKSEIKDMLSHWHSPAPEVRAEEPKAAAAPAPAPRPPPPPDVHVDEEERDEALGTPFAQHVALRRSVESTLVFSDLDPRLDVAAAEGQAEASTSDSSGLPAALSMLEQVQLSGGVDPLGTALSLRRRRRADKAPIPPHDATHAWWAACGSDAMLCAGVPAVPHAGRARGCGDPMPSPPSRLPSERAGMPRMMARNIKTMRRLHHTHQKFFKLADVVEHELPIPADLAYASSSDEEGDDDAPEPPRPPHTPFPTLFPRLTPQYAREQMSWQVQMLLAHTGFDGSHTAALQVLTDVTREYMMSLGRTLRLYADRFAPKMDAEEMVVHALHGSGGTRVCQLDAYVKNDVERYGVRLREWLRKLQGAYREQLTNLGRAVVEDDELLADDGQALALGHFAEGLGDDFFGFREMGLDRELGLAGLSVPSRLFYGRGGGQSVVASDGDRKTAPTYAPPPPVVPVCRASLPAQIGLLRPWYAAHLAGSTPAQPTDIVPETSPERPRYKVPTSGKLPVRPLYGETPAEARAPDKKGPAKPPPAKRKRAAPA